In a single window of the Terriglobales bacterium genome:
- a CDS encoding secondary thiamine-phosphate synthase enzyme YjbQ, translated as MKFHTEYLTFNTKKHREYIHITPQVEAAVAKSGVREGMVLVSAMHITAGVYVNDSESGLIHDIDQWLEQLAPFRKDYLHHQTGESNGDSHLKSMLVHHEVMVPITAGKLDLGPWQRVFYAEFDGQRAKRVILKVMGE; from the coding sequence ATGAAGTTCCACACCGAGTATCTGACCTTCAACACCAAGAAGCACCGCGAGTACATCCACATCACGCCGCAGGTGGAGGCAGCGGTGGCCAAGAGCGGCGTGCGCGAGGGCATGGTGCTGGTCTCGGCCATGCACATCACCGCCGGGGTGTACGTGAACGACAGCGAGTCCGGGCTCATCCACGACATCGACCAGTGGCTGGAGCAGCTGGCGCCCTTCCGCAAGGACTACCTCCACCACCAGACCGGCGAATCGAATGGCGACTCGCATCTGAAGAGCATGCTGGTGCACCACGAGGTCATGGTTCCCATCACCGCCGGCAAGCTCGACCTGGGCCCCTGGCAGCGCGTCTTCTACGCCGAGTTCGACGGCCAGCGCGCCAAGCGCGTCATTCTCAAAGTGATGGGCGAGTGA
- a CDS encoding DUF4870 domain-containing protein, with the protein MTDLEQGTASSEPFPGAGPVPTADERTMATLAHVLQLVGWFIAPLIIYFNRRESRFVKFHALQAIFLQLAYMVVWGCLMVLWFAFIFGIVFTGNKAGPPPPLFFILLPLMWVFAMAIWVGMLATAIIYGMKAGNGEWAAYPVIGGWARRVLEDEHPAPGPPAAY; encoded by the coding sequence ATGACGGACTTGGAACAGGGAACGGCGTCGAGTGAGCCCTTCCCGGGCGCGGGGCCTGTCCCCACCGCCGACGAGCGCACCATGGCGACGCTGGCCCACGTGCTGCAGCTGGTGGGCTGGTTCATCGCGCCGCTGATCATCTACTTCAACCGGCGCGAGTCGCGCTTCGTGAAGTTCCACGCGCTGCAGGCGATCTTCCTGCAACTGGCGTACATGGTAGTCTGGGGCTGCTTGATGGTGCTGTGGTTCGCCTTCATCTTCGGAATCGTCTTCACCGGCAACAAGGCCGGGCCGCCGCCGCCCCTCTTCTTCATCCTCCTTCCATTGATGTGGGTGTTTGCGATGGCCATCTGGGTGGGGATGCTGGCGACGGCCATCATCTACGGCATGAAAGCGGGCAATGGAGAGTGGGCGGCGTATCCGGTGATCGGAGGCTGGGCGCGCCGAGTCCTCGAGGACGAGCACCCCGCTCCGGGGCCGCCCGCAGCCTACTGA
- a CDS encoding FAD-dependent oxidoreductase produces the protein MPDLPNSAECVIIGGGIVGSSIAYHLTAAGCRDVLVIERETHQGKGSTGKSMGGVRAQFSTPVNIQMSLYSIPFYATFEERLGHPSGYRPQGYLFMATSEAHLKYLRTNYELQVKIGLKDVRLLAAEEIARLYPQLRSDDVVGGSFCASDGFVDPYSAMVGFMTRATEQGARLLRDTEVTAILRDARGIAGVETSRGPVATRKVVNAAGPWAAQVAKLAGVELPVEPLRRMLVPTEPFDAFPHSAPMIIDMSNGFHFRPEALGFLLAWNDPEETPGFKTDFDPAFVEKILTRAANRVPCFENVAVNPKRAWAGLYEMTPDHHPVLGPVRDLPGFFLANGFSGHGVMHAPATGKILADLILKGKSSLVDTRLLSLERFAEGHLLEETAVL, from the coding sequence ATGCCTGACCTCCCCAACTCTGCCGAGTGTGTGATCATCGGTGGCGGCATCGTGGGCTCGAGCATCGCCTACCACCTGACCGCCGCCGGCTGCCGCGACGTCCTGGTGATCGAGCGCGAGACCCATCAGGGCAAGGGTTCCACCGGCAAGAGCATGGGCGGCGTGCGCGCTCAGTTCTCCACTCCCGTCAACATCCAGATGTCTCTCTACTCCATCCCCTTCTACGCGACCTTCGAAGAGCGCCTCGGCCATCCCTCCGGCTACCGGCCGCAGGGATATCTCTTCATGGCCACGAGCGAGGCGCACTTGAAGTACCTGCGCACGAACTACGAACTTCAGGTGAAGATAGGCTTGAAGGACGTCCGGCTGCTGGCGGCGGAGGAGATCGCGCGCCTGTACCCGCAACTGCGCTCCGACGACGTCGTGGGCGGCAGCTTCTGCGCCAGCGACGGATTCGTGGACCCTTACAGCGCCATGGTGGGATTCATGACGCGCGCCACCGAGCAAGGCGCGCGCCTGCTGCGCGATACGGAAGTCACCGCCATCCTGCGTGACGCCCGCGGCATCGCCGGCGTCGAAACCTCACGCGGCCCGGTGGCCACGCGCAAGGTGGTCAACGCCGCCGGGCCCTGGGCGGCACAGGTGGCAAAGCTCGCGGGCGTGGAGCTGCCGGTCGAGCCGCTGCGCCGCATGCTTGTCCCCACCGAGCCCTTCGACGCCTTCCCCCACAGCGCGCCCATGATCATCGATATGTCCAACGGCTTTCACTTCCGCCCCGAAGCTCTCGGCTTCCTGCTGGCCTGGAACGACCCGGAAGAGACTCCGGGCTTCAAGACGGATTTCGACCCCGCCTTCGTGGAAAAGATCCTGACCCGCGCCGCCAACCGCGTTCCCTGCTTCGAGAATGTGGCGGTGAATCCCAAGCGCGCCTGGGCCGGCCTCTACGAGATGACTCCCGACCACCACCCCGTACTCGGCCCCGTCCGCGACCTCCCCGGCTTTTTCCTGGCCAACGGCTTCAGCGGACACGGCGTCATGCACGCCCCCGCCACCGGCAAAATCCTCGCCGACCTGATCCTCAAAGGAAAATCCAGTCTGGTGGATACCCGCCTCCTCAGCCTGGAGCGCTTCGCCGAGGGCCACTTGCTGGAAGAGACTGCGGTGCTGTGA